One stretch of Longimicrobiales bacterium DNA includes these proteins:
- a CDS encoding copper resistance protein CopC — protein sequence MTHTIKAAALSMLIIGGLAAASPAEVQHFALSRSAPAAGSSVETPSEIRLWFTEEPAEGTTQIRLVEAEDAGVHVMDAVQDEEDGQSFFIQLHGELSPGTYNVSWRGMGADGHVVRDTFEFTVVDR from the coding sequence ATGACCCACACCATCAAAGCTGCCGCCCTTTCCATGCTGATTATTGGCGGCCTCGCTGCAGCTTCACCGGCGGAGGTGCAGCATTTCGCACTGAGTCGCTCCGCGCCCGCGGCGGGCTCATCCGTCGAGACGCCGTCCGAGATTCGTCTCTGGTTCACCGAAGAACCTGCAGAGGGGACGACCCAGATCCGCTTAGTAGAAGCGGAGGACGCCGGAGTTCACGTCATGGACGCTGTACAGGACGAGGAGGACGGACAGTCGTTCTTTATCCAACTCCATGGCGAACTCTCCCCGGGTACGTACAACGTCTCATGGAGGGGTATGGGGGCTGACGGTCACGTGGTTCGAGACACTTTCGAGTTCACCGTTGTGGATAGATAG
- a CDS encoding copper resistance protein B, whose amino-acid sequence MKTAAGLVVLVSLLLAPMGPTGAAAQESDNAVFHYSLLDVDVATSSDFVVGRWHATGWIGTDFDRVWWSTEGEGLDRELEGAEAMLLYGRYVRRFWDLVVGYRHEVLPASQGYLTVGVMGLAPYWFEVSLFGFVSYDGDPSLRLEAETDLFLTQRAVLTLGGEADWLITGDDTLDLDAGFRTIELGIRTRYEIRRKFAPYVDLTWVDEAQPRTLLPGAVEAGRFRLGAGLRLIY is encoded by the coding sequence GTGAAGACTGCTGCCGGCCTCGTGGTCCTGGTGTCCCTCCTCCTCGCACCGATGGGCCCTACCGGTGCCGCGGCACAGGAGTCGGACAACGCGGTCTTCCACTATTCGCTCCTCGACGTTGATGTTGCGACAAGCAGCGACTTCGTCGTGGGTCGATGGCACGCCACCGGTTGGATAGGCACCGATTTCGATCGCGTATGGTGGAGTACTGAGGGTGAAGGTCTCGACCGAGAGCTCGAGGGCGCCGAGGCGATGCTGCTCTACGGACGCTACGTTCGCCGTTTCTGGGACCTGGTTGTGGGATATCGGCACGAAGTCCTGCCCGCTTCGCAGGGGTATCTCACGGTCGGTGTCATGGGGCTCGCCCCCTATTGGTTCGAAGTGAGCCTGTTTGGTTTTGTCAGCTACGACGGCGATCCTAGCCTCCGTTTAGAAGCAGAAACGGATCTGTTCCTGACTCAACGCGCGGTGCTCACGTTAGGGGGAGAGGCCGATTGGCTCATCACGGGTGACGACACCCTCGACCTGGACGCCGGCTTTCGGACGATCGAACTCGGTATCCGTACGCGATACGAGATCCGTAGGAAGTTCGCGCCTTATGTGGACCTGACGTGGGTCGACGAGGCTCAACCTCGCACGCTCCTTCCCGGAGCAGTCGAGGCCGGCCGCTTCAGGCTCGGCGCCGGCCTCCGGCTCATCTACTGA
- a CDS encoding copper resistance system multicopper oxidase, whose product MSHELSLPRRDFLRVATGLTIGGSLGLRPPTLFAAVASEGGTESRPVEYDLVIDRSGFRVDDRSSHAPTINGSVPGPLLRLKEGQEAVLRVTNHLDEDTSLHWHGLLVPADQDGVPGFSFEGISPGETRTYRFEVRQAGTYWYHSHSGTQEQEGMYAPLVIDPRGTDPVSYDREHVVVLSDWTDEDPMTVLRNLKGNGAYYNYGKRTLPQFVEGLFDDAGATIRDRTMWGRMRMDPTDIADVTGATYDYLLNGASADANWTGLFEPGERVRLRFINAAAMSFFDVKIPGLRMTVVQADGQDVEPIAIDEFRIAVAETYDVIVEPESGRSYTIFAQSMDRSGFARGTLSESEGMAAEIPDLDPRPLRTMGMMVMDGHDMSEMGMEGGAMDEMDHAAMGHAPGAMSLKRLAYADLQALEPNRDTREPTRDVVLRLTGDMERYFWTINDKKMSQSEPIRLTVGERVRLVMTNETMMEHPMHLHGVFMELQNGAHPAFAPRKHTVSVPPNETVEAHLTFEEPGAWAFHCHLLFHMMTGMFARFEVAPAVTTESA is encoded by the coding sequence ATGAGCCACGAACTCTCCCTCCCACGGCGCGATTTCTTGCGTGTCGCCACCGGATTGACCATCGGCGGTAGCCTTGGTCTGCGCCCCCCGACGCTCTTCGCAGCAGTGGCCAGCGAGGGCGGGACGGAGTCGCGACCTGTCGAATACGACCTGGTGATCGACAGGTCGGGTTTTCGTGTCGACGATCGCTCGAGTCATGCACCCACGATCAACGGGTCCGTGCCCGGTCCGCTTCTTCGCCTGAAGGAGGGGCAAGAAGCGGTCCTTCGGGTGACGAATCACTTGGACGAGGATACATCGTTGCACTGGCATGGGCTGCTGGTGCCGGCTGATCAGGACGGGGTGCCGGGATTCAGCTTCGAGGGCATCAGTCCGGGCGAGACGCGCACCTACCGCTTCGAGGTGCGTCAGGCGGGTACCTACTGGTACCATAGCCATTCTGGGACGCAGGAGCAGGAGGGCATGTATGCGCCCCTCGTCATCGATCCCCGAGGAACGGATCCCGTGTCCTACGACCGCGAACACGTGGTCGTGCTCTCGGACTGGACCGACGAAGATCCCATGACAGTGCTCCGCAACCTCAAGGGCAACGGGGCTTACTACAACTACGGGAAGCGCACGTTGCCTCAGTTCGTCGAGGGTCTCTTCGACGACGCCGGCGCCACCATCCGGGACCGGACGATGTGGGGCCGGATGCGCATGGATCCCACAGATATCGCGGACGTCACAGGCGCCACCTACGACTATTTGTTGAACGGGGCCTCGGCTGACGCCAACTGGACGGGCCTTTTCGAGCCCGGTGAGCGGGTCCGTCTCCGATTCATCAATGCGGCGGCCATGTCGTTCTTCGATGTGAAGATACCGGGGCTTCGCATGACGGTGGTGCAGGCCGACGGACAGGACGTCGAGCCGATAGCGATCGACGAATTTCGCATCGCGGTCGCGGAGACGTATGACGTCATCGTGGAGCCCGAGAGCGGACGCTCGTACACGATCTTCGCCCAATCGATGGATCGTTCAGGCTTTGCCCGGGGCACACTCTCCGAGTCCGAAGGCATGGCGGCAGAGATTCCGGATCTGGATCCTCGACCGCTCCGGACGATGGGCATGATGGTGATGGACGGTCACGACATGTCGGAGATGGGCATGGAGGGCGGCGCAATGGACGAGATGGACCATGCCGCGATGGGGCATGCTCCGGGCGCTATGAGCCTGAAGCGACTCGCGTACGCCGACCTCCAGGCGCTCGAGCCGAACCGCGATACCCGCGAACCGACGCGAGACGTCGTCCTGCGCCTCACCGGGGACATGGAGCGCTACTTCTGGACCATTAACGACAAAAAGATGTCGCAGTCCGAACCCATTCGCCTGACCGTCGGTGAGCGGGTCCGGCTGGTCATGACCAACGAGACGATGATGGAGCATCCCATGCATCTCCATGGTGTGTTCATGGAGCTGCAGAACGGTGCTCATCCGGCGTTCGCACCGCGCAAGCACACCGTGAGCGTGCCGCCCAACGAGACGGTCGAGGCTCATCTCACGTTTGAAGAGCCGGGGGCTTGGGCGTTTCATTGCCATCTGCTTTTTCACATGATGACTGGAATGTTTGCCCGTTTCGAGGTGGCCCCCGCCGTGACGACGGAGTCCGCGTGA
- a CDS encoding nuclear transport factor 2 family protein: MKIEHYTHLALAVAIGLGLSPHAAEAQDAEAAVIGVVDTYHVALASGDSTTALELLADDVTILESGGVEDKEHYRSGHLSGDMRFAQAVPRERGKITVQVIGDVAWAWSTNTAQGRMGERDVNSQGAELVVLARGDNGWKIKAIHWSSRQLR; encoded by the coding sequence GTGAAGATCGAGCACTACACCCATCTGGCGCTGGCCGTCGCCATCGGGTTGGGCCTCTCCCCGCACGCTGCGGAAGCACAGGACGCAGAAGCCGCCGTGATCGGAGTGGTCGACACGTACCATGTCGCTTTGGCCAGCGGCGACTCCACAACGGCGCTGGAACTCTTGGCGGACGACGTCACGATTCTCGAGAGTGGCGGTGTTGAGGACAAGGAGCACTACCGCAGCGGACATCTGTCCGGCGACATGAGGTTCGCTCAGGCAGTACCGAGAGAGCGAGGCAAGATCACGGTCCAGGTGATCGGCGACGTCGCGTGGGCTTGGTCGACCAACACCGCCCAGGGACGCATGGGGGAGCGAGACGTGAATTCGCAGGGGGCGGAGCTCGTCGTCTTAGCCCGGGGCGATAACGGCTGGAAGATCAAGGCGATCCACTGGTCCTCGCGGCAGCTGCGGTAG